A region from the Planctomycetota bacterium genome encodes:
- a CDS encoding ABC transporter ATP-binding protein has protein sequence MVTGQHARGTEADSFGSGGVVAVDGLEKHYGPVRALAGVSLTVARGEIFGLLGQNGAGKTTLVKILLGMVLPTAGSARLLGRPVGSVAARRTVGYLPEDHRLPEYHTGPSLLDVYGGLQGLSAPVRRQRGAELLASLGLGGRQRLRIRGYSKGMKQRLGLAQALLHRPAVLFLDEPTDGVDPVGRRQIRELLLAERDRGVTIFINSHLLGEVEQLCDRVAIMRKGRIVLAGTVPQLVGRKPSWLVEFDRPPPDGLVVPGARLEAADQPGRFRLSVGEDAAGAAVVAEARLDAFLAAAAASGLALRHLEQERGSLEDVYLGAAQADAPAPAATRGDA, from the coding sequence ATGGTGACCGGACAGCACGCCCGGGGGACCGAGGCCGATTCGTTCGGGAGCGGTGGCGTCGTCGCCGTCGACGGCCTCGAGAAGCACTATGGCCCGGTCCGTGCGTTGGCGGGCGTGAGCCTCACCGTCGCCCGGGGGGAGATCTTCGGGCTCCTCGGCCAGAACGGCGCCGGAAAGACGACGCTGGTCAAGATCCTCCTCGGGATGGTCCTCCCCACCGCCGGGTCGGCGCGGCTCCTCGGCCGGCCGGTCGGGAGCGTGGCGGCGCGGCGCACCGTCGGCTACCTCCCCGAGGACCACCGCCTTCCCGAGTACCACACCGGGCCCTCCCTGCTCGACGTCTACGGCGGGCTCCAGGGACTGTCGGCTCCGGTTCGGCGCCAGCGCGGCGCCGAACTGCTCGCCAGCCTCGGCCTCGGCGGCCGCCAGCGCCTGCGGATCCGCGGCTATTCCAAGGGGATGAAGCAGCGGCTCGGCCTCGCCCAGGCCCTGCTCCACCGCCCCGCCGTGCTGTTCCTCGACGAGCCGACCGACGGCGTCGATCCGGTCGGGCGGCGGCAGATCCGCGAACTGCTGCTCGCCGAACGGGACCGCGGCGTGACGATCTTCATCAACAGCCATCTCCTCGGCGAGGTCGAGCAGCTCTGCGACCGCGTCGCGATCATGCGCAAGGGGAGGATCGTGCTCGCCGGAACCGTTCCGCAACTGGTCGGCCGCAAGCCAAGTTGGCTGGTGGAGTTCGACCGGCCGCCCCCGGACGGTCTGGTGGTCCCCGGGGCGCGGCTCGAAGCGGCCGACCAACCGGGTCGGTTCCGGCTGTCGGTCGGGGAGGATGCCGCGGGGGCCGCGGTTGTCGCCGAGGCGCGGCTCGATGCCTTCCTCGCCGCGGCCGCGGCCAGCGGCCTCGCCCTCCGCCACCTCGAGCAGGAGCGCGGCAGCCTCGAAGACGTCTACCTCGGGGCGGCCCAGGCCGACGCCCCGGCGCCGGCCGCCACACGGGGTGACGCATGA
- the serS gene encoding serine--tRNA ligase: MLDRRFVADNVDLVAANCRDRGSAADVSRFAELDRLRRQLQADVDRLNQEAGQVSRSIGKAADAAARDALKAEGRRLREEAAAIDTRLTAIVAEGDEILRAIPNLTHPAAPRGGESDAVEIRRGSTPLREFGFAPRDHVALGANLGLFDFEAGARVAGHGFYFLTGAGVFLELALQKYALDLLVAAGFTPMTTPDLARDTILEGTGFMPRGPETQIYSITDSDLSLVATAEITLGGAMHERIFDPAELPLLLAGTSHCFRTEAGAHGRATRGLYRVHQFTKVEMFAFTLPEQSEEIHAKLLDLECRLFDGLGIPYRVIDTASGDLGGPAYRKFDLEAWMPGRGTAGEWGEVTSTSNCADYQSRRLAIRYRPTGGKGTAFVHTLNGTAVAISRAIIAILENHQQADGSVTVPAPLAPWVGTDRLLPRAT; the protein is encoded by the coding sequence CGAGCTCGACCGCCTCCGTCGCCAGCTCCAGGCCGACGTCGACCGGCTCAACCAGGAGGCCGGCCAGGTGAGCCGCTCGATCGGCAAGGCGGCGGACGCGGCGGCACGTGACGCCCTCAAGGCCGAGGGGCGCCGGCTCCGCGAGGAGGCGGCGGCGATCGATACGCGGCTGACGGCGATCGTCGCCGAGGGAGACGAGATCCTCCGCGCGATCCCCAACCTCACCCATCCCGCCGCGCCGCGCGGCGGCGAAAGCGACGCCGTCGAGATCCGGCGCGGCTCGACACCGCTCCGTGAATTCGGCTTCGCGCCGCGCGACCACGTCGCCCTGGGGGCGAATCTCGGGCTGTTCGACTTCGAGGCCGGTGCCCGCGTCGCCGGCCACGGCTTCTACTTCCTCACCGGCGCCGGCGTGTTCCTCGAACTCGCGCTGCAAAAGTACGCCCTCGACCTGCTGGTCGCGGCCGGATTCACGCCGATGACCACCCCCGACCTGGCGCGCGACACGATCCTCGAGGGCACCGGCTTCATGCCGCGCGGCCCCGAGACGCAGATCTATTCGATCACCGATTCCGACCTGTCGCTGGTGGCGACCGCGGAGATCACGCTCGGCGGGGCGATGCACGAACGGATCTTCGATCCGGCCGAGCTCCCCCTGCTCCTCGCCGGCACGAGCCACTGCTTCCGCACCGAGGCCGGCGCTCACGGCCGCGCGACGCGCGGGCTGTACCGCGTGCACCAGTTCACCAAGGTGGAGATGTTCGCGTTCACGCTCCCGGAGCAGAGTGAGGAGATCCACGCGAAGCTCCTCGACCTGGAGTGCCGGCTGTTCGACGGTCTCGGGATCCCGTATCGCGTCATCGACACCGCCAGCGGCGACCTCGGCGGGCCGGCGTACCGGAAATTCGACCTTGAGGCCTGGATGCCCGGCCGTGGCACGGCCGGCGAGTGGGGGGAAGTGACGAGCACCTCCAACTGCGCCGACTACCAGTCGCGCCGGCTGGCGATCCGCTACCGGCCGACGGGGGGCAAGGGGACCGCCTTCGTCCACACCCTCAACGGCACCGCCGTGGCGATCAGCCGGGCGATCATCGCGATCCTCGAGAATCACCAGCAGGCCGACGGGTCGGTGACCGTGCCCGCCCCGCTCGCGCCGTGGGTCGGCACCGACCGGCTCCTGCCCCGCGCGACGTGA